The Homo sapiens chromosome 6 genomic scaffold, GRCh38.p14 alternate locus group ALT_REF_LOCI_7 HSCHR6_MHC_SSTO_CTG1 genome includes a region encoding these proteins:
- the HLA-DQA1 gene encoding HLA class II histocompatibility antigen, DQ alpha 1 chain precursor (The RefSeq protein has 25 substitutions compared to this genomic sequence) produces the protein MILNKALLLGALALTTVMSPCGGEDIVADHVASCGVNLYQFYGPSGQYTHEFDGDEQFYVDLERKETAWRWPEFSKFGGFDPQGALRNMAVAKHNLNIMIKRYNSTAATNEVPEVTVFSKSPVTLGQPNTLICLVDNIFPPVVNITWLSNGQSVTEGVSETSFLSKSDHSFFKISYLTFLPSADEIYDCKVEHWGLDQPLLKHWEPEIPAPMSELTETVVCALGLSVGLMGIVVGTVFIIQGLRSVGASRHQGPL, from the exons ATGATCCTAAACAAAGCTCTGATGCTGGGGGCCCTCGCCCTGACCACCGTGATGAGCCCTTGTGGAGGTGAAGACATTGTGG CTGACCATGTTGCCTCTTACGGTGTAAACTTGTACCAGTCTTATGGTCCCTCTGGGCAGTACAGCCATGAATTTGATGGAGACGAGGAGTTCTATGTGGACCTGGAGAGGAAGGAGACTGTCTGGCAGTTGCCTCTGTTCCGCAGATTTAGAAGATTTGACCCGCAATTTGCACTGACAAACATCGCTGTGCTAAAACATAACTTGAACATCGTGATTAAACGCTCCAACTCTACCGCTGCTACCAATG AGGTTCCTGAGGTCACAGTGTTTTCCAAGTCTCCCGTGACACTGGGTCAGCCCAACACCCTCATCTGTCTTGTGGACAACATCTTTCCTCCTGTGGTCAACATCACCTGGCTGAGCAATGGGCACTCAGTCACAGAAGGTGTTTCTGAGACCAGCTTCCTCTCCAAGAGTGATCATTCCTTCTTCAAGATCAGTTACCTCACCTTCCTCCCTTCTGCTGATGAGATTTATGACTGCAAGGTGGAGCACTGGGGCCTGGATGAGCCTCTTCTGAAACACTGGG AGCCTGAGATTCCAACACCTATGTCAGAGCTCACAGAGACTGTGGTCTGCGCCCTGGGGTTGTCTGTGGGCCTCGTGGGCATTGTGGTGGGGACCGTCTTGATCATCCGAGGCCTGCGTTCAGTTGGTGCTTCCAGACACCAAGGGCCCTTGTGA
- the HLA-DQA1 gene encoding HLA class II histocompatibility antigen, DQ alpha 1 chain isoform X2, with protein sequence MILNKALMLGALALTTVMSPCGGEDIVADHVASYGVNLYQSYGPSGQYSHEFDGDEEFYVDLERKETVWQLPLFRRFRRFDPQFALTNIAVLKHNLNIVIKRSNSTAATNEVPEVTVFSKSPVTLGQPNTLICLVDNIFPPVVNITWLSNGHSVTEGVSETSFLSKSDHSFFKISYLTFLPSADEIYDCKVEHWGLDEPLLKHWEPEIPTPMSELTETVVCALGLSVGLVGIVVGTVLIIRGLRSVGASRHQGPL encoded by the exons ATGATCCTAAACAAAGCTCTGATGCTGGGGGCCCTCGCCCTGACCACCGTGATGAGCCCTTGTGGAGGTGAAGACATTGTGG CTGACCATGTTGCCTCTTACGGTGTAAACTTGTACCAGTCTTATGGTCCCTCTGGGCAGTACAGCCATGAATTTGATGGAGACGAGGAGTTCTATGTGGACCTGGAGAGGAAGGAGACTGTCTGGCAGTTGCCTCTGTTCCGCAGATTTAGAAGATTTGACCCGCAATTTGCACTGACAAACATCGCTGTGCTAAAACATAACTTGAACATCGTGATTAAACGCTCCAACTCTACCGCTGCTACCAATG AGGTTCCTGAGGTCACAGTGTTTTCCAAGTCTCCCGTGACACTGGGTCAGCCCAACACCCTCATCTGTCTTGTGGACAACATCTTTCCTCCTGTGGTCAACATCACCTGGCTGAGCAATGGGCACTCAGTCACAGAAGGTGTTTCTGAGACCAGCTTCCTCTCCAAGAGTGATCATTCCTTCTTCAAGATCAGTTACCTCACCTTCCTCCCTTCTGCTGATGAGATTTATGACTGCAAGGTGGAGCACTGGGGCCTGGATGAGCCTCTTCTGAAACACTGGG AGCCTGAGATTCCAACACCTATGTCAGAGCTCACAGAGACTGTGGTCTGCGCCCTGGGGTTGTCTGTGGGCCTCGTGGGCATTGTGGTGGGGACCGTCTTGATCATCCGAGGCCTGCGTTCAGTTGGTGCTTCCAGACACCAAGGGCCCTTGTGA